GATCGAGCAGATAAAGGTCGGAAAGTATGTTTTTGCTTCCTGCAATTGCATGTCCGCGCCCCAGGCCCCCATTGGGACAAGGTCCATAGAGTGGACAATTTCTTCGGGCGTATAGACAGGAGCAACCAAAATGACTTTTTTCCCGGCGCCAAGATAATTATCCAACTGTTGCTTTGGATTTTGCGCCACTTTGCTGAATTCATCCAATATCACTTTCAGATTCATCTGGCCGCCTCCTTTTTTTGCTCCATGATTTCCATCAAACCTTGCACTCTGGTGTTGTACTGCGCTTCAGAAAAGTTCCTCGGATCCGCCTGATCACCGTCAAAGCTGACAACCGGGATTCCGCAGGCCGCACCGATTTGGCGGCTCATTTCCGCCATAAATCCGCTCCAAAGCTTGCAGGAACGATTTGTGTGCACAAGGAGACCCTCAACATGGTTTTCTTTACAGAGTTTGATCCGCTTATCCCTCGAAAGTTCCAAATTAATAGCGTTCGGAACCTTGGAGTAGGCGGCGCACATACCGTCAAAATCATCATAGATAAACCCGAAAGCGTCGGCATAAATTGTTGTGACCATGTTGATGCCTCTGTCTTTCAATCCTGTAGCCGTGGCGCGTAACCAGGGCCAGCAGGCGATGCCCTCAAACATAATGCGGTATTTTTCTTCGCCGCGAAATGTCGAGACGCCTTTTTCATGATTTTCCTTATACTCTTTCAGCAAAGTTTCCATGGCGTCGACCGCTTCGTCTTTACCGCGGGCGGTAACCATAACCGCCATATGGTTCAGGAGATCAAAACCGTTGAAGGGGGATGGCGTGTAGCATGCGCAGGATGTGGCGTCAAGCCAGGCGCGACTTGTTCTCCCCGAGCGTTCTTTCACTTTCTTGAAGTTTTCATCATCCCATTTTTTTCCTGTCAATTCTTCCAGTTGATGGATCGCGGCCCAAAACTGCTCTCGTACATAGGCGATTTGCGCCGGAGAAACTTCATAATCAGGATTAAAGGGAATATCAATCAAGATCATGGGAATGTCCAGTTCCTTTGACAGGTTTTCATACCATTTGATCATGCAGTTGCATATATTGTTGCAGCAAAGTAAAAAATCAGGCATAGGGACGTCCTGTTCCGGAGCTTCCTTGATTTTCGCGTATGCAAGACTGATTCTTGCATAGGCGCAGATATCGTTGGAATATCCGTCGGCCTCGCTGATCTCGCAAAGTCTTTGACCCGCGCCGCGAGCTGCAATAGCAGCAGCCTGGTTTTCCGGATAACATACCTTCAGTCCCAGCGTCTCGGGTATTTCCACCGGGAAATTACTGGAACACCAACCGATCTTTTCGCCCCGTTCTTTGGCCAGTTGCGCCTGTGTATACGCGTCGGCCGCAATATTACCAAGTTTCACTTTTGCCGAATTGGGATCCGGCGCCTCCCTGCGCGGTTTTTTTTCTTCTGCCATATCGTGTGCCTCCCTTTCTCAAATAATTGACTGTTTATTTAATCGTCTGCTGTTGCCGTGACGCCTATGCACAAAACAAACTCATTGATTATGCCGGAGACAGAGCTGGTCAATTTTTTCTTTTGCCTCGATCTTTAATTTTTGAACGTCGATTTTTCCGTTTCCTTTCAAAGGAAACTCTGAAAACCTCAGGATATACTTGGGGATTTTATAATCGGCAAGTTTAGATTTCAAAACTTTTCGAATACTTTCTTCGGCAATCTGCGCTCCGTTTATGCACGCGACAACATCCTCCTGCACAACCGGAGATGGGATACCGAATACTTTGACTTGCTCTATGCCGTCAATTCCGATAAGGGCTTCTTCGATTTCGAGAGGGGATATGTTTTCACCGCTTCGAATGATGATCTCTTTTTTTCTTCCGGTTACATAAAGATTTCCTTTTTCATCAAGGTAGCCCATATCTCCCGTACGGAGCCATCCTTCTTGTGTGAAAGCTTCCTGTGTTGCCTTTTCGTCATTGTAATATCCGGTCATGACGTGATATCCCTTTATCTCTATTTCACCGGTTTCATGAGCTTTACATTTTTTTCCTCCGTAATCGCAAATCTGGAGAGACAGATGCTTCATAGGCTTCCCTACGGATTTTGCCTTGATTTCCGGAGGATCGTCATAATCGGAAAAAGTAATGCTGGGCGCCGCTTCGGTTTGACCATAAGATTGCATCAAATGCGGTACTGGCAATTCCCTTGAAATTGCCAGAAAATCTGATTCATACACTGTGGAACCTGCGATAATTCCGGAACATAACGAGCTCAAATCATACGATTTGCGGGTATCGCTTTTTAAAATCGCGAGGTACATGGTCGGAACCCCATTCAACACCGTGCAATGATATTTTTCGACGGTTTTCATTACATCAACCGAATGATAACTATCGGTAAAATGCAAGCTGCCCCGATGAACGAATGAAGCAAACAAACCTGTGGACAATCCGAAACAATGGAACAGGGAAAGCGGAAGACAAACTCGGTCTGAATCATTCCAACGGAGAATTTCCGTGGCCTCCCTGGCAACATTAATCATCTGGAAATGGGTCATCGGCACAGCTTTGGGTAAACTGGCGGTTCCCGAAGTGAATAGAAAACTTGCCAGATCCGTCGGGCGTATATTTTTTATACGGTTTTCAACCAAAGTGTGTTCCTCTTTGGTCAGTGTCCCCATTATCCTCAATTGATTGACGAGTTTTGCGAAATCATCTTGTTTCGTTTTAAAAGAATGGACATAATCTATGATATTCCGGGTCTTTTCCAGTTCCTCTTCTGTATATGTGGGATTGATCAGAACGGGAACTGCGCCGGCCTTGAGGATAGCAAGATAAGTAACCACCCAATATACTGAATTTCTTCCGATTATGGCCGCCGCATCCCGGGGGTTCACTCCACGAAGGCAGATTTGATACGCCATCATATCGGACAGATCATTGATTTCTCTCCAGGAGTACTCTCCTGTGGAATCTGTGATTGAGATTCTCTCACCCGTATTTTCCAACGCTTCAAAAAATTGATCCAAGATTGTAATAGCCTGTAATTCCGGCATAGTTACCTCCTTAAAAGCGCTGTAAGCCCACCGCATACTTTGTTTTGTAGAACGCTTGTGTGCATGTATACATGTACACATTCCTAACAACACTATAGCACTTCATCGACAGATTGTCAAGGAATTTTTAAGATTTTATTTTAATTTTTGTCATATTTATATCTTTTGAGTGCTTATTTGGGGCGATAAGTTCTAAAACAAACCATTTTAATATGATTAATTTCGTTTTTTGAACAATTGATCATCGGACAAAAAAATAAAGCTATTTTTGACAATAGCTTTATTTGAGAGTTTATGATTATCGTTGTACTTTAGCAGTTCAACCAGGTTTTTTATCTTATCCTGTTATTACCGGTGCTTTTTCAGGATAAAAGTACTGCGGGTAGTCTTTTTTGAAGTCTTGGTAGTAGCGATAGCTTGTATCCAAGTGCATATGCAGGATAGCCTTGGCGCGTTCTCCTTTTTTTTCAAGAAGCGCCGAGATCAATTCGCGATGTTGCTTGCAAATCTCTTCATAGCGCTCTTTAGTACGTACTTCGAGGTTACGCCAACGTAGAAAATGGATATAAGTGTCGCCGAATAAGCGCATTACACTGGCATGACCGGCCGCCTCCAGCATGCAATGATGGATTTCGCTGTCCAAATCATAAAAGTAGGCATAGTCTTCTTTCTCGAGGCAGCTTTCCATTTTTTCCGCTTTCTGCAACATCTCTTTCGCGATCAACGCGCATTTCTTGTCGTCCGCCATGATGATGTCGATGACCTTTTGCTCCATGGATTCCCTTAAAAAGATGATGTCTTCGATCAACCCGATATCAATTAAACTGACAAAAGTTCCTCTTTGAGGATACACATCGACCAGTTCACGTTCCTTCAAGCGTGTAATAACCGTTCTTATGATATTTCTGGAAACCTCATAAATGCTGCAAAGCGTATTCTCAAACAAAGGATCGCCTGGCATATACACCAATTTTTCAATCTTCATGCATAAATCTGCAAAAACTTCATCGTTGCTGTAAAAATGCTTTTTTGTCATGCTTCACATCCTGTAAATTAGTCTGATCGCAAATCTATTTTAACACATAATTTTAATTTCTTCAAGGTTTTGAATTCAGAAATTCTTCCTGAACTACATAAAATCACATCTCAATATTTTTCCAGTTGACGAGAGAGATATCCGATACAATGCCATTTTCTCCGGTATAGAAAATCTGCCCCGGCAGAATCCGGATTTCCTTTTTCCCGATGTAAGCCTTGAGAAATTTCGTAAAGTTTTTAAGATAATCCGCATGAAATCGACTCCCCGCTTTGATTTCAACAGGAAGCAAGCCTTTTGTCCCGAAATCGACGAGCAGATCAATCTCCGTCGTGCTGTTTTCCCTGTAAAAATAGAGATTATTCCGGTAGTGGCCATGATTAACCAGTTGCTTTACGACCTCGAGAACGCAGAGGTTTTCAAATAAACCGCCCACGAGATAGTGGGTCTGCACTGCTTCCCAACTCGAAATCCCCAACAGATAGCACGCAAGTCCGGTGTCGGTAAAATATATTTTTGCGGATTTCGTCAGCCGCTTTCCGATGTTGCTGTGCCAGGGAGGCAAACGGTAGATCAAGTAACTCGCTTCCAGGATGGAAAGCCAACCGATGGCGGTTTTTACAGAAATCCCCGTATCATTGGCCAGCGACTCATAATTGATCAACTGACCGATTCTTCCCGCCAGAAGACCCAGAAACCGGC
The window above is part of the Fusobacteriaceae bacterium genome. Proteins encoded here:
- a CDS encoding 2-hydroxyacyl-CoA dehydratase family protein; amino-acid sequence: MAEEKKPRREAPDPNSAKVKLGNIAADAYTQAQLAKERGEKIGWCSSNFPVEIPETLGLKVCYPENQAAAIAARGAGQRLCEISEADGYSNDICAYARISLAYAKIKEAPEQDVPMPDFLLCCNNICNCMIKWYENLSKELDIPMILIDIPFNPDYEVSPAQIAYVREQFWAAIHQLEELTGKKWDDENFKKVKERSGRTSRAWLDATSCACYTPSPFNGFDLLNHMAVMVTARGKDEAVDAMETLLKEYKENHEKGVSTFRGEEKYRIMFEGIACWPWLRATATGLKDRGINMVTTIYADAFGFIYDDFDGMCAAYSKVPNAINLELSRDKRIKLCKENHVEGLLVHTNRSCKLWSGFMAEMSRQIGAACGIPVVSFDGDQADPRNFSEAQYNTRVQGLMEIMEQKKEAAR
- a CDS encoding acyl--CoA ligase: MPELQAITILDQFFEALENTGERISITDSTGEYSWREINDLSDMMAYQICLRGVNPRDAAAIIGRNSVYWVVTYLAILKAGAVPVLINPTYTEEELEKTRNIIDYVHSFKTKQDDFAKLVNQLRIMGTLTKEEHTLVENRIKNIRPTDLASFLFTSGTASLPKAVPMTHFQMINVAREATEILRWNDSDRVCLPLSLFHCFGLSTGLFASFVHRGSLHFTDSYHSVDVMKTVEKYHCTVLNGVPTMYLAILKSDTRKSYDLSSLCSGIIAGSTVYESDFLAISRELPVPHLMQSYGQTEAAPSITFSDYDDPPEIKAKSVGKPMKHLSLQICDYGGKKCKAHETGEIEIKGYHVMTGYYNDEKATQEAFTQEGWLRTGDMGYLDEKGNLYVTGRKKEIIIRSGENISPLEIEEALIGIDGIEQVKVFGIPSPVVQEDVVACINGAQIAEESIRKVLKSKLADYKIPKYILRFSEFPLKGNGKIDVQKLKIEAKEKIDQLCLRHNQ
- a CDS encoding GntR family transcriptional regulator, which gives rise to MTKKHFYSNDEVFADLCMKIEKLVYMPGDPLFENTLCSIYEVSRNIIRTVITRLKERELVDVYPQRGTFVSLIDIGLIEDIIFLRESMEQKVIDIIMADDKKCALIAKEMLQKAEKMESCLEKEDYAYFYDLDSEIHHCMLEAAGHASVMRLFGDTYIHFLRWRNLEVRTKERYEEICKQHRELISALLEKKGERAKAILHMHLDTSYRYYQDFKKDYPQYFYPEKAPVITG
- a CDS encoding ATP-binding protein — its product is MIPRAASKQIEKLQDNFRVTAVTGPRQAGKTTLLKNSFPDRKYVNLEDLRVYDVIKADPMQFSNQNTRVIVDEVQRIPELLSAIQVAADDRNIAGDFILSGSQNLLLSEKICQSLAGRAAYQVLLPFSLRELAEVRLLPENVYEQIWRGFYPALYTGHMDPGLYYGQYIATYVERDLRSVKNIHDLGLFRRFLGLLAGRIGQLINYESLANDTGISVKTAIGWLSILEASYLIYRLPPWHSNIGKRLTKSAKIYFTDTGLACYLLGISSWEAVQTHYLVGGLFENLCVLEVVKQLVNHGHYRNNLYFYRENSTTEIDLLVDFGTKGLLPVEIKAGSRFHADYLKNFTKFLKAYIGKKEIRILPGQIFYTGENGIVSDISLVNWKNIEM